A section of the Metabacillus endolithicus genome encodes:
- a CDS encoding CamS family sex pheromone protein: protein MKKKLFMVLTSMFLLTACAPNFGEQEEIVQETEDESKEKAIIPKYNISDSYYKMILPFKSGEARGLVSQQLNTRLDIDEFETGLMRVAQDTFPTEKEYLYQEGQYLKGDVINSWLKRKLTGKALEEAQAAAKEDEKEYVELGLNPALPEGNDNLEQKNKENPIYLAHMLEHNYLIRNDDTVELGGVVIGLAMNSVYYFKQEDGYAREHKISREEILSKGNEIAQEVINRVRKTKGLENVPIVFALYEQEEKSSIVPGNFVAKNVVKQGSNSLAKWEEIDEEYYFFPSTEGTKAYRDDAQMFNRFKQDIEEFFPNYTGVIGKAFYKNGELNYLDIEIPMQFYGKAEVVAFTQFVTGKVMDYFPDYISLEVNIMSNSGQEALVLKEPNQETPTVHIYK from the coding sequence TTGAAAAAGAAACTATTTATGGTGTTAACAAGCATGTTTCTATTAACTGCCTGTGCACCTAACTTTGGAGAGCAAGAGGAAATCGTGCAGGAAACAGAGGATGAATCAAAGGAAAAAGCGATCATCCCTAAATATAATATTTCAGATTCGTACTACAAAATGATACTGCCTTTCAAGTCAGGGGAAGCGAGAGGACTAGTTTCACAGCAGTTAAACACACGCTTGGATATAGATGAATTTGAAACGGGATTAATGAGAGTAGCGCAGGATACATTCCCAACTGAAAAGGAATATCTATACCAAGAGGGACAGTATTTAAAAGGTGATGTAATAAACAGCTGGTTAAAAAGAAAGCTAACCGGAAAAGCACTAGAAGAAGCACAAGCTGCAGCCAAAGAAGATGAAAAAGAATATGTGGAGCTTGGCTTAAACCCAGCACTTCCTGAGGGAAATGACAATCTGGAACAAAAAAATAAAGAAAACCCAATTTATTTAGCTCATATGCTTGAGCATAACTACTTAATTCGTAATGATGATACAGTTGAATTAGGAGGTGTTGTGATCGGATTAGCGATGAATTCTGTTTACTATTTTAAACAAGAAGACGGATATGCTAGAGAGCACAAAATAAGTAGAGAAGAAATTCTATCTAAAGGAAACGAAATAGCGCAGGAAGTTATTAATCGAGTGAGAAAAACAAAAGGATTAGAAAATGTTCCAATTGTGTTTGCTTTATATGAACAAGAAGAAAAATCCTCGATTGTACCTGGTAACTTTGTTGCTAAAAACGTCGTAAAACAAGGTAGTAATTCTTTAGCGAAATGGGAAGAAATAGATGAAGAATACTACTTTTTCCCATCAACAGAGGGAACGAAAGCTTACCGTGATGATGCGCAAATGTTTAATCGATTTAAACAGGATATTGAAGAGTTTTTCCCTAATTACACTGGGGTTATCGGAAAAGCTTTCTATAAAAATGGGGAGTTAAACTACCTGGATATTGAAATTCCAATGCAATTTTATGGAAAAGCCGAGGTTGTTGCTTTTACTCAATTTGTTACAGGAAAGGTCATGGATTACTTCCCAGATTACATTTCTCTTGAAGTGAATATCATGTCCAACTCTGGACAAGAAGCTCTTGTTCTAAAAGAACCAAATCAGGAAACTCCAACAGTTCATATATATAAATAA
- a CDS encoding AAA family ATPase produces the protein MDGLNDQYIRRIQLKREEVPSFRKYPFNLPSVKSLDELELHPHVTFLVGENGMGKSTLLEAIALAIGFNAEGGSLNFNFSTYDSHSELDHYLKLIKGTVKPKDSFFLRAESFYNVASSIEEMDREGDAPHIIDSFGGVSLHEQSHGESFFATFMNRFRGQGIYLLDEPEAALSPLRQLSMITRIDELVKDHSQFIIATHSPLIMAYPSAKILELTEEGIHETTLENTHHYSIMKQFFTNKERLLHHLFHDDTN, from the coding sequence ATGGATGGATTAAATGATCAATATATACGTCGAATCCAACTAAAAAGAGAGGAAGTTCCTTCATTTAGAAAGTATCCATTTAACCTTCCTAGCGTGAAATCTCTTGATGAGTTAGAGCTTCATCCTCATGTTACTTTTTTAGTTGGAGAAAATGGAATGGGTAAATCTACTCTATTAGAAGCTATTGCCCTTGCAATTGGGTTTAATGCTGAGGGTGGTTCGCTTAACTTTAACTTTTCTACCTATGATTCTCACTCTGAACTAGATCACTACCTTAAGCTAATTAAAGGGACTGTCAAACCTAAAGATAGCTTCTTCCTTCGTGCTGAAAGCTTTTATAACGTGGCTTCAAGTATTGAAGAAATGGATAGAGAAGGTGATGCTCCTCATATTATTGATTCCTTTGGTGGTGTATCCCTTCACGAGCAATCACATGGCGAATCTTTTTTCGCTACCTTTATGAATCGATTTCGCGGACAAGGCATTTATTTGTTGGATGAACCAGAAGCAGCTCTTTCCCCATTGCGTCAGCTATCTATGATCACAAGAATTGATGAGCTCGTCAAAGATCACTCTCAATTTATTATTGCTACCCATTCACCGTTGATTATGGCCTATCCTTCCGCAAAGATTCTTGAATTAACAGAAGAAGGAATCCATGAGACAACACTTGAAAACACCCACCATTATTCAATAATGAAGCAATTTTTCACGAATAAAGAAAGACTTCTTCACCACTTATTTCATGATGATACCAATTAA
- a CDS encoding Hsp20/alpha crystallin family protein, protein MRNNDPMRMINEFFQSRPKRTLLDSIDDAFRKTASTACFSVDVKETSEHFNILAELPGVPKEDINVEIRGDDVVIEVKEQSHQDRNVGGVQSVSLPHYVLRRNMKASYKHGLLKIQLDKKKPKKIEIE, encoded by the coding sequence ATGAGGAATAATGATCCGATGAGGATGATCAATGAGTTTTTTCAAAGTCGTCCAAAGCGTACACTTTTAGATTCCATTGATGATGCGTTTCGTAAAACAGCATCAACAGCATGTTTTTCAGTTGATGTAAAAGAAACATCTGAACACTTCAACATTCTTGCTGAATTACCTGGTGTGCCAAAGGAAGATATTAATGTAGAAATCCGGGGTGACGATGTGGTAATTGAAGTAAAAGAACAAAGTCACCAAGACAGGAACGTCGGTGGAGTTCAGAGTGTATCATTGCCTCATTATGTATTGAGACGAAATATGAAGGCTAGTTATAAACATGGCTTGCTGAAGATTCAGCTAGATAAAAAGAAGCCGAAGAAGATTGAGATTGAATAA
- a CDS encoding diacylglycerol kinase: MKRARIIYNPTSGRELFKKHLPEVLQKFEQAGYETSCHATTGEGDAIQAAKAASERGFDLIVAAGGDGTINEVVNGIAELEERPQLAVIPVGTTNDFARAIGIPLNNVIAAVDVILEGEPKKIDIGKVNDHYFINIAGGGRLTELTYEVPSKLKTMVGQLAYYLKGMEMLPSIRPAEVEIEYDGKLFQGEIMLFLVSLTNSVGGFEKLAPDSKLDDGMFDLLILKKANLAEFIRIASLALRGDHINDEHIIYTKANRVKVVNKDKMQLNLDGEYGGMLPGEFVNMYQHIDVIMSAEKVRQMEE, translated from the coding sequence ATGAAAAGAGCAAGAATTATTTATAACCCTACCTCAGGGAGAGAGTTGTTTAAAAAACATTTGCCAGAGGTGCTACAAAAATTTGAACAAGCTGGCTATGAAACCTCTTGTCATGCAACAACAGGTGAAGGTGACGCGATACAAGCGGCAAAGGCAGCATCTGAGCGAGGCTTTGACTTAATTGTTGCAGCAGGTGGAGATGGCACAATCAACGAGGTTGTGAATGGGATCGCTGAATTGGAAGAGCGCCCACAGCTTGCTGTTATTCCAGTAGGAACAACAAATGACTTTGCAAGGGCGATTGGTATTCCATTAAATAATGTCATTGCAGCGGTAGATGTGATCTTAGAAGGTGAACCGAAGAAGATTGATATTGGAAAGGTTAATGACCATTACTTTATCAATATTGCCGGTGGAGGTCGTCTTACTGAGCTAACATACGAGGTTCCGAGTAAGCTGAAAACAATGGTAGGGCAGCTGGCTTATTATTTAAAAGGAATGGAAATGTTGCCATCCATACGTCCTGCTGAGGTAGAGATTGAGTATGATGGAAAGCTTTTTCAAGGTGAAATCATGTTATTTCTTGTTTCACTAACAAACTCAGTTGGTGGCTTTGAGAAGCTTGCACCTGATTCAAAATTAGATGATGGGATGTTTGACCTTCTTATTTTGAAAAAGGCTAATCTAGCGGAGTTCATCCGAATTGCAAGCCTAGCGCTAAGAGGCGACCATATAAACGATGAACATATTATCTACACAAAGGCAAATCGGGTGAAGGTAGTAAACAAAGATAAAATGCAGTTGAATTTAGATGGTGAATACGGTGGCATGCTACCGGGTGAATTCGTCAACATGTATCAGCATATTGATGTTATCATGTCGGCTGAAAAA
- the pruA gene encoding L-glutamate gamma-semialdehyde dehydrogenase, which translates to MVVPYKHEPFTDFSVEENKQALEEGLNVVQSYLNHDYDLVIGGKRYSTNDKIVSVNPANKQEVIGTVSKATREHAEKAMQIADQTFNTWRKTKPEMRADILFRAAAIVRRRKHEFSALLIKEVGKPWNEADADTAEAIDFMEYYGRQMLDLKDGISVESRPIEYNRFNYIPLGVGIVISPWNFAFAIMAGMTAAALVSGNTVLLKPASTTPVVAAKFIEVLEEAGLPAGVVNYVPGSGSEVGDYLVDHPCTRFISFTGSRDVGVRIYERAAKVHEGQKWLKRVIAEMGGKDTIVVDQSADLELAAQSIVASAFGFSGQKCSACSRAVILEDVYQPVLDRVIELTKNLSVGETKDRSVYMGPVIDQAAYDKIMSYIEIGKEEGRLVAGGKGDDSKGYFIEPTVFADVDENARLMKEEIFGPVVAFCKAKDFDHALEIANNTDYGLTGAVLTNNREHIEKAREDFHVGNLYFNRGCTGAIVGYQPFGGFNMSGTDSKAGGPDYLLLHMQAKTTSEML; encoded by the coding sequence ATGGTAGTACCTTACAAGCACGAACCGTTTACTGATTTTTCTGTGGAAGAAAATAAACAGGCGCTAGAGGAAGGCCTTAATGTTGTTCAATCTTATTTGAATCATGATTATGATTTAGTGATTGGTGGAAAGCGCTATTCTACAAACGATAAGATCGTTTCAGTGAATCCGGCCAATAAGCAAGAAGTAATAGGTACCGTCTCAAAGGCAACGAGGGAACATGCAGAGAAAGCGATGCAAATTGCGGATCAAACATTTAACACATGGCGTAAAACAAAGCCTGAAATGAGAGCGGATATTTTATTTCGTGCAGCAGCTATTGTTCGCAGACGTAAGCATGAGTTTTCCGCATTATTAATAAAAGAAGTAGGAAAACCATGGAATGAAGCGGATGCTGATACAGCTGAAGCCATTGATTTTATGGAATATTACGGACGGCAAATGCTAGATTTAAAAGATGGTATTTCTGTAGAAAGTCGCCCAATTGAATACAACCGATTTAATTACATACCACTTGGTGTTGGTATCGTGATTTCACCATGGAATTTTGCCTTTGCTATTATGGCAGGAATGACAGCAGCAGCTCTTGTTTCTGGTAACACAGTATTATTGAAGCCTGCAAGTACAACACCTGTTGTTGCAGCAAAGTTTATTGAGGTTCTAGAGGAAGCTGGTTTACCTGCTGGTGTTGTTAACTATGTACCTGGAAGTGGTTCAGAAGTTGGTGACTATTTAGTGGATCATCCTTGTACTAGATTCATTAGCTTTACAGGCTCTAGAGATGTAGGTGTGAGAATTTATGAACGAGCGGCCAAAGTACATGAAGGGCAGAAATGGCTCAAGCGTGTGATCGCCGAGATGGGTGGTAAAGATACAATAGTTGTTGATCAGTCAGCTGATTTAGAATTGGCTGCACAATCCATTGTGGCATCTGCATTTGGCTTTTCCGGACAAAAATGTTCTGCATGTTCTCGTGCAGTCATTCTTGAAGATGTATACCAACCTGTATTAGATCGAGTGATTGAACTAACTAAAAATCTATCAGTAGGCGAAACAAAAGATCGTTCCGTGTATATGGGACCTGTTATTGATCAAGCAGCCTACGATAAGATAATGAGTTATATTGAGATTGGAAAAGAAGAAGGACGTTTAGTAGCCGGAGGAAAAGGTGATGATTCAAAGGGCTATTTCATTGAGCCGACAGTGTTTGCCGACGTAGATGAAAATGCGCGGCTTATGAAGGAAGAAATCTTTGGCCCTGTTGTTGCTTTCTGTAAGGCTAAGGATTTTGATCATGCCCTTGAAATTGCTAATAACACTGATTATGGTCTTACAGGTGCAGTGCTTACAAATAATCGAGAGCACATTGAAAAGGCGCGAGAAGATTTTCATGTTGGCAATCTTTATTTTAACCGTGGCTGTACAGGAGCCATTGTTGGTTATCAACCGTTCGGTGGATTTAATATGTCTGGAACAGATTCTAAAGCAGGTGGACCAGATTATTTACTTCTTCATATGCAAGCAAAAACAACTTCTGAAATGTTATAA
- the putP gene encoding sodium/proline symporter PutP, whose translation METGVLVTFIIYLVGMLGIGIAAYKMTSDLSDYVLGGRRLGPGVAALSAGASDMSSWLLLGLPGAVYASGGMNQIWIAVGLAIGAYLNWQFVAKRLRSYTEVANDSITIPDFFENRFKDGSKLLRVISALVILLFFTFYTSSGMVGGAKLFEASFGLSYTQALWIGAIVIISYTFLGGFLAVSWTDFIQGILMFLALIIVPIVAVNKLGGWGETVNSVGEIDPIYLDAFSGMSALAIISLLAWGLGYFGQPHILTRFMALRSKKDVPKARMIGTVWMVFALFGAIFTGFAGIAYFADAPIADGEQVFIMFTQVLFDPWVSGILLAAILAAIMSTIDSQLLVSSSAVAEDFYKAILRKEASEKELVWVGRISVAAIALIAILLASNPDSSVLDLVSYAWAGFGAAFGPVIILSLFWKRMNRWGALAGMIVGAVTVVVWKQLTTSGAISFSLYEIVPGFILAWIAVLIVSLATGAPSKDIEEEFEQAKA comes from the coding sequence GTGGAAACAGGTGTTTTAGTAACATTTATTATTTATTTAGTTGGTATGTTAGGAATCGGGATCGCTGCGTACAAAATGACTAGTGATCTGTCAGACTATGTTTTAGGTGGAAGACGACTTGGACCTGGTGTTGCTGCGCTTAGTGCCGGTGCATCGGATATGAGTAGTTGGTTACTACTAGGTTTACCTGGTGCAGTGTATGCATCTGGTGGTATGAATCAAATTTGGATTGCAGTAGGTTTAGCAATTGGTGCCTATTTAAACTGGCAATTCGTTGCGAAACGTCTTCGTTCGTATACAGAAGTTGCGAATGACTCAATTACGATTCCAGATTTCTTTGAAAATCGTTTTAAAGATGGCTCTAAGCTATTACGTGTTATTTCTGCATTAGTTATTTTGTTATTCTTTACGTTCTATACTTCATCAGGCATGGTTGGGGGAGCGAAGTTGTTTGAAGCTTCATTCGGCCTATCATATACACAAGCACTTTGGATTGGTGCAATTGTTATCATTTCTTACACATTCCTTGGAGGTTTCTTAGCAGTAAGTTGGACTGATTTTATTCAAGGAATTCTAATGTTCTTAGCATTAATTATTGTTCCAATTGTTGCAGTTAACAAACTAGGTGGCTGGGGTGAAACAGTAAACTCAGTTGGTGAAATTGATCCAATTTATCTTGATGCATTTTCTGGTATGTCAGCATTAGCGATTATTTCTTTACTTGCATGGGGATTAGGATACTTTGGTCAGCCTCATATCTTAACTCGTTTTATGGCATTACGTTCTAAAAAAGATGTACCAAAAGCACGTATGATCGGTACAGTTTGGATGGTATTTGCTTTATTCGGAGCAATCTTCACAGGATTTGCTGGTATTGCTTACTTTGCAGATGCACCAATTGCAGATGGAGAGCAAGTATTCATCATGTTCACACAAGTTCTATTTGATCCTTGGGTATCTGGTATTCTATTAGCTGCGATCTTAGCTGCTATTATGAGTACAATTGATTCACAGCTATTAGTATCATCAAGTGCTGTAGCAGAGGATTTCTATAAAGCTATTTTAAGAAAAGAAGCTTCTGAAAAAGAACTAGTATGGGTTGGTCGTATCTCAGTTGCGGCTATTGCATTGATTGCTATTTTACTAGCTTCAAATCCAGACAGCTCTGTATTAGATTTAGTAAGTTATGCTTGGGCAGGATTTGGCGCTGCATTTGGTCCTGTAATCATTCTCTCCCTTTTCTGGAAACGAATGAATCGTTGGGGAGCATTGGCTGGAATGATCGTAGGAGCAGTTACAGTTGTAGTATGGAAACAATTAACGACTTCAGGGGCTATTTCATTTAGTCTTTATGAAATCGTACCAGGTTTCATCTTAGCATGGATTGCTGTCCTAATTGTCAGCTTAGCGACAGGAGCTCCTTCTAAAGATATTGAAGAAGAGTTCGAACAAGCAAAAGCATAA
- the gatB gene encoding Asp-tRNA(Asn)/Glu-tRNA(Gln) amidotransferase subunit GatB has product MDYETVIGLEVHVELKTDSKIFSSAPNHFGAEPNTNTTVVELGYPGVLPVLNKKVVDFAMKACMALNCEVATETKFDRKNYFYPDNPKAYQISQFDKPIGENGWIDIEVNGETKRIGITRIHMEEDAGKLIHSNDGYSLVDLNRQGTPLIEIVSEPDIRTPEEAYAYLEKLKAIIQYTEVSDCKMEEGSLRCDANISLRPVGQEEFGTKTELKNLNSFAFVQKGLEYEEKRQEKVLRSGGVIEQETRRYDEATKKTILMRVKEGSDDYRYFPEPDLVELYIDDEWKERIRASIPELPDARRKRYIDELGLPEYDAQVLTMTKEMSDFFEATLAVGAEAKQASNWVMGEVSAYLNAEGKELNDVALTPEGLAGMIKLIENGTISSKIAKQVFKELIENGGDPEQIVKDKGLVQISDDETLRKFVNEAIDANPQSVDDFKNGKQKAIGFLVGQIMKATKGQANPPMVNKLLMEEIQKR; this is encoded by the coding sequence ATGGATTATGAAACGGTCATAGGACTTGAAGTTCACGTTGAGTTAAAAACAGATTCAAAAATCTTTTCAAGTGCACCTAACCACTTTGGTGCAGAACCAAATACAAATACGACAGTGGTCGAGCTAGGATACCCTGGTGTTTTACCTGTTTTAAATAAAAAAGTGGTTGATTTTGCAATGAAGGCTTGTATGGCTTTAAATTGTGAGGTTGCGACTGAAACAAAATTTGATCGTAAAAACTACTTTTATCCAGATAATCCAAAAGCTTATCAAATCTCTCAATTTGATAAACCGATCGGTGAAAACGGCTGGATTGATATTGAAGTAAATGGTGAAACAAAACGTATCGGGATTACTCGTATTCATATGGAAGAAGATGCTGGTAAATTGATTCACTCAAACGATGGTTATTCTTTGGTTGACTTAAACCGTCAAGGAACACCACTTATTGAGATCGTATCTGAGCCAGATATCCGTACACCAGAGGAAGCATATGCTTATTTAGAGAAGCTAAAAGCAATCATCCAGTATACGGAGGTTTCTGATTGTAAAATGGAGGAAGGCTCACTTCGTTGTGATGCAAACATTTCTCTTCGTCCTGTTGGACAAGAAGAATTCGGAACAAAAACGGAGCTTAAAAACCTAAACTCCTTTGCGTTCGTTCAAAAAGGATTAGAATATGAAGAAAAGCGTCAAGAAAAGGTTCTTCGTTCAGGTGGTGTGATTGAACAAGAAACACGCCGTTATGATGAAGCAACAAAGAAAACAATCTTAATGCGTGTAAAAGAAGGTTCTGATGATTACCGTTACTTCCCAGAACCAGATCTTGTTGAGCTTTACATCGATGATGAGTGGAAGGAAAGAATTCGTGCTTCTATTCCTGAGCTTCCAGATGCACGTCGTAAACGTTATATTGATGAGCTGGGATTACCTGAATATGATGCTCAAGTATTAACGATGACAAAAGAAATGTCTGATTTCTTTGAAGCAACATTAGCCGTTGGTGCTGAAGCAAAACAAGCTTCAAACTGGGTAATGGGTGAAGTATCTGCTTATCTAAATGCTGAAGGAAAAGAGCTAAACGATGTAGCTCTCACACCAGAAGGTTTAGCTGGGATGATTAAACTCATTGAAAATGGAACAATTTCTTCAAAAATTGCGAAACAAGTTTTCAAAGAGCTAATCGAAAACGGTGGAGATCCAGAGCAGATTGTAAAAGATAAAGGCTTAGTACAAATTTCTGATGATGAAACTCTACGTAAATTTGTAAACGAAGCTATCGATGCAAACCCACAATCTGTTGATGACTTCAAAAACGGTAAACAAAAAGCCATTGGTTTCTTAGTTGGGCAAATTATGAAAGCAACTAAGGGGCAAGCAAACCCACCAATGGTAAACAAACTGTTAATGGAAGAAATTCAAAAGAGATAA
- the gatC gene encoding Asp-tRNA(Asn)/Glu-tRNA(Gln) amidotransferase subunit GatC: MSRISTDQVKHVANLARLAITEDDAELFAKQLDAIITFAEQLNEVDTENVKPTSHVLDMKNVMREDVPKKGLDNEEVVKNAPDHEDGYIRVPSILE; the protein is encoded by the coding sequence ATGTCTAGAATTTCGACAGATCAAGTAAAGCACGTTGCGAATTTAGCACGTTTAGCCATTACTGAAGATGATGCAGAGCTTTTTGCCAAGCAATTAGATGCCATTATTACGTTTGCTGAGCAGTTAAACGAAGTAGATACAGAAAATGTGAAACCAACATCACATGTGTTAGACATGAAAAATGTGATGAGAGAAGATGTTCCGAAAAAAGGTTTAGACAATGAGGAAGTTGTTAAAAATGCGCCAGATCATGAAGATGGATATATTCGTGTACCATCTATCTTAGAATAA
- the gatA gene encoding Asp-tRNA(Asn)/Glu-tRNA(Gln) amidotransferase subunit GatA, with translation MALFDHKISELKELLHKKDITVSDLVDESYKRIQEVDDKVGAFLALNEDQARTYAKELDEALNSRNEFGLLFGMPIGVKDNIVTKGLRTTCASKILENFDPIYDATVVKHLQNAEAVTIGKLNMDEFAMGSSTENSSIKPTRNPWNLETVPGGSSGGSAAAVAAGEVPFSLGSDTGGSIRQPAAFCGVVGLKPTYGRVSRFGLVAFASSLDQIGPVTRSVEDNAFLLQAISGVDEMDSTSANVEVPDFLSSLTGDVKGLKIAVPKEYLGEGVNEEVKQSVLDALKVLEGLGATWEEVSLPHSKYALATYYLLSSSEASANLARFDGVRYGHRSDNAENLIELYKQSRAEGFGNEVKRRIMLGTYALSSGYYDAYYKKAQKVRTLIKKDFEDVFEKYDVIIGPTTPTPAFKIGENVKDPMTMYANDILTIPVNLAGVPGISVPCGLSNGLPLGLQIIGKHFDESTVYRVAHAFEQATDHHKAKPEL, from the coding sequence ATGGCACTTTTTGATCACAAAATATCAGAATTAAAAGAACTTTTACATAAAAAAGATATTACTGTTTCTGATTTAGTTGACGAATCTTATAAACGAATTCAAGAAGTTGACGATAAAGTTGGTGCGTTTCTTGCGCTAAATGAAGATCAAGCACGTACATATGCGAAAGAGTTAGATGAAGCATTAAATAGCCGAAATGAGTTCGGGTTATTATTTGGTATGCCGATTGGTGTAAAAGATAATATCGTTACGAAAGGCCTACGTACAACATGTGCAAGTAAAATCTTAGAAAACTTTGATCCTATTTATGATGCAACAGTTGTTAAGCATCTTCAAAATGCTGAAGCTGTTACAATTGGTAAATTAAATATGGACGAGTTTGCAATGGGCTCTTCAACAGAAAACTCTAGTATAAAGCCAACACGAAATCCATGGAATCTTGAAACTGTTCCAGGCGGATCAAGTGGTGGTTCTGCGGCGGCGGTTGCAGCAGGGGAAGTTCCGTTTTCATTAGGATCTGATACAGGTGGTTCCATTCGTCAACCTGCAGCATTTTGTGGGGTTGTTGGCTTAAAACCTACATATGGACGTGTGTCTCGTTTTGGGTTAGTAGCATTTGCGTCATCACTAGACCAAATTGGACCTGTAACACGTTCTGTTGAAGACAACGCATTCCTTTTACAAGCCATCTCTGGAGTTGATGAAATGGACTCCACATCAGCAAATGTTGAAGTACCAGATTTTCTTTCATCTTTAACAGGTGATGTAAAAGGCTTAAAAATCGCTGTACCGAAAGAATATCTAGGTGAAGGTGTAAATGAAGAAGTAAAGCAGTCTGTTCTTGATGCTCTAAAAGTATTAGAAGGACTTGGTGCAACATGGGAAGAGGTATCGTTACCACATTCTAAATATGCACTTGCGACTTATTATTTATTATCTTCATCAGAAGCATCTGCCAACTTAGCTCGTTTTGATGGTGTTCGTTATGGTCATCGTTCAGATAATGCAGAGAACTTAATTGAATTATATAAGCAAAGCCGTGCAGAAGGCTTCGGTAATGAAGTAAAGCGTCGTATTATGCTTGGGACATATGCATTAAGCTCTGGTTACTATGATGCTTATTATAAAAAGGCACAAAAAGTTCGTACATTAATTAAAAAAGACTTTGAAGATGTGTTTGAAAAATATGATGTAATTATTGGACCTACTACTCCAACACCTGCGTTTAAAATTGGTGAAAACGTCAAAGATCCAATGACAATGTATGCAAACGATATTTTAACCATACCAGTTAACTTAGCAGGTGTGCCAGGAATCTCTGTTCCATGTGGCTTATCAAACGGATTACCACTTGGATTACAAATTATCGGAAAGCATTTTGATGAAAGCACAGTTTACCGCGTTGCACATGCATTTGAGCAAGCAACAGATCATCATAAAGCAAAACCTGAACTGTAA